The following are from one region of the Aquificaceae bacterium genome:
- a CDS encoding response regulator transcription factor, with translation MRLLLVEDDRELANSLKGLLEQEGFRVRLALDGRRGLDLALSEDFDLILLDYFLPGLDGREFLKRLREEGSKVPVIALTVVSDVKSKVDFFQMGADDYITKPFHFEELMARIVAVRRRYAGLESSEIRLGPLHINLQQKKVSVEGKDVSLTVGEFSLLEYLLLNRGRSVSREELLEKALGSYEAESNTVEVLIHRLRKKLGRDIIRTQKGLGYRIE, from the coding sequence GTGAGGTTGCTTCTTGTGGAAGATGACAGGGAGCTTGCAAACTCTCTCAAGGGTCTCCTGGAGCAGGAGGGCTTCAGGGTGAGGCTTGCCCTCGACGGAAGGCGGGGGCTCGACCTTGCCCTCTCTGAAGATTTTGACCTTATACTGCTGGATTACTTTCTGCCGGGTCTGGACGGCAGGGAATTCTTAAAAAGGCTCAGAGAAGAAGGCTCAAAGGTGCCAGTTATAGCCCTCACGGTGGTGTCGGATGTAAAGAGTAAGGTGGACTTTTTCCAGATGGGTGCAGACGACTACATTACCAAACCCTTTCACTTTGAAGAGTTGATGGCAAGGATAGTTGCAGTGAGAAGGAGATACGCAGGGCTTGAAAGTTCTGAAATAAGGCTCGGACCCCTGCATATAAACCTGCAGCAGAAGAAGGTCTCTGTGGAGGGGAAAGATGTGAGCCTCACTGTCGGTGAGTTTTCATTGCTTGAGTATCTTCTCCTCAACAGGGGCAGGTCTGTCTCCAGGGAGGAGCTGCTTGAAAAGGCTCTAGGGAGCTATGAGGCAGAAAGCAACACGGTGGAGGTGCTCATCCACAGGCTCAGGAAAAAGCTGGGCAGGGATATAATAAGAACACAGAAAGGGCTTGGCTACAGGATAGAATGA
- the gltB gene encoding glutamate synthase large subunit, with protein sequence MELLEYDSCGVGFVCSVRGEKSHQIVRWGIEAVKNLTHRGAVGGDGKTGDGAGVLIEIPRRFFIEWLSEEGYEVSDINNLAVGAVFLYEDVRAQIEEHVRKSPFSLLAWREVPVSKSAVGESALKVMPKIFHLLLDAGKVPEERRELELYILRRRIETDRKLRDKVYFASLSSRTLVYKGMLVAPQLDVFYPELNDQRIESAFCLFHQRYSTNTFPNWKLAQPFRYLAHNGEINTILGNRNWMRAIEHELEHELFGENIKLIRPLVSYEESDSASLDRVFELLLLVGYSPEHAINMLIPPAWEGVPWLPEEVKEFFEYQSLLMKPWDGPASIAFTDGRKIGAHLDRNGLRPARYVLTEDGVLVLGSEVGMVDLEGRKVLKKGRLGPGDTLVVDLSTGEVKETEEILRDLSSQKPYGEWLRKHLVRLGSIIKDYRLPEPSEDPDRIRKLVAFGYTQEEIKHVLAPMAEEGKEITFSMGDDTPIPPLSEKPVLLFRYFKQRFAQVTNPPIDPIREKAVMSLRMNLGHKRNFLREEEEHARRFQIDSPILLPYQFRALMEQEHFKVAWVPITYPKERSYCVVELQDLAGERRITDILYDAMYEGITICDLRLGVEIVCRRVEEAVREGANIVVLSDRNISRYRLAVPSLLAVSAVFRWLSERGLANRVSIVIETGEARDTHHMACLIGYGASAVYPYLVYELIGELCQKGEIKAPYEQAVFNYKKALEDGLLKIMSKMGISTLNSYQGARIFDTVCLSRDFVEEYFPGTPVTLESDGIFEVQDSLLARHDAAYDVENPQLDYGGDMKFRKGGQYHAWSPFVVRALHKFLETKEYEDYKEFSRIANEEHPAFIRHLLDYKKAEKPIPVEEVEPVENILRRFVTGGMSLGALSPEAHEVLAEACNRLGMKSNSGEGGEDPARYWTIKNSAIKQVASGRFGVTPTYLASAKDIEIKIAQGAKPGEGGQLPGKKVNEYIARLRHAQPGVTLISPPPHHDIYSIEDLAQLINDLKESNPQAKVCVKLVAETGVGTIAAGVAKAYADIVQISGAEGGTGASPYSSIKNAGNYWEIGLSETQRVLMENGLRDKVRLRVDGGMRTGRDVVLAALLGAEEFGFGTAAMIAEGCVMARLCHTNQCPTGVATQDPKYREKFKGRVENVMAYFRAVAQEVREILAQMGVRSLDEIIGKRDLLEVRTYDHIPGSKRVKLEEFLKEGYPEGRPLRCLQERNDNPRRSELAKRLEEEVLPYIEKGQPFYGEYSIRNVDRSVPTRLAYHIAVRYRDEGLPEDTIQLLFRGTAGQSFGAFNHRGMFLTLIGDANDYVGKGMYGGRIVIKPDGLKDPHNHVIMGNTCLYGATGGELYAAGRAGERFAVRNSGALAVVEGAGMHCCEYMTGGLVVVLGKVGVNLGAGMTGGYAYVLDEEVQDKINTGYVMVRALKDEEKDELRTLIEKHFSYTESPLAEEILQNWEMYAERFRKVVPLEQCRRDPYGVSDQCEVEVKK encoded by the coding sequence ATGGAGCTTTTGGAATACGACTCCTGCGGTGTAGGCTTTGTATGCAGTGTAAGGGGTGAAAAAAGCCACCAGATCGTTCGCTGGGGCATAGAGGCGGTGAAAAACCTCACCCACAGAGGTGCCGTTGGCGGTGATGGAAAGACCGGAGATGGCGCTGGTGTTCTCATAGAAATTCCCAGAAGGTTCTTTATAGAATGGCTTTCCGAGGAAGGTTATGAGGTTTCTGACATAAACAACCTTGCGGTGGGTGCAGTCTTCCTGTATGAGGATGTAAGAGCTCAGATAGAGGAACATGTAAGAAAATCACCCTTCTCTCTCCTTGCCTGGAGAGAGGTTCCTGTCAGCAAGTCTGCAGTGGGAGAATCTGCCCTCAAGGTTATGCCAAAGATATTCCACCTTCTACTGGATGCAGGAAAAGTTCCGGAGGAAAGGCGAGAGCTGGAGCTCTACATTCTCAGAAGACGAATTGAAACGGACAGGAAACTCAGAGATAAGGTCTACTTTGCCTCACTGTCTTCAAGAACCCTGGTATACAAGGGTATGCTGGTGGCACCCCAGCTGGATGTGTTCTATCCTGAGCTAAACGACCAGCGGATAGAGTCAGCCTTCTGTCTATTTCATCAGAGATATTCCACAAACACCTTCCCCAACTGGAAGCTGGCTCAGCCCTTCAGGTATCTTGCTCACAACGGAGAAATAAACACCATTCTGGGAAACAGAAACTGGATGAGGGCAATAGAGCACGAGCTTGAGCATGAGCTCTTTGGTGAGAACATAAAGCTCATAAGACCACTGGTTTCTTACGAGGAGAGCGATTCTGCATCCCTTGACAGGGTCTTTGAACTTCTGCTTCTTGTAGGCTACAGCCCTGAGCATGCCATAAACATGCTCATTCCTCCTGCCTGGGAGGGCGTGCCATGGCTTCCGGAGGAGGTAAAGGAGTTTTTTGAATACCAGTCCCTTCTCATGAAGCCCTGGGATGGACCTGCGAGCATAGCCTTTACTGACGGAAGAAAAATAGGGGCTCATCTTGACAGAAATGGTCTGAGACCTGCCAGGTATGTGCTCACGGAGGATGGTGTTCTTGTGCTTGGCTCAGAGGTGGGTATGGTGGACCTTGAAGGTAGAAAGGTTCTCAAGAAGGGAAGGCTGGGACCGGGGGATACGCTTGTTGTTGACCTTTCAACGGGTGAGGTAAAAGAGACGGAGGAGATACTTAGAGACCTATCTTCTCAAAAGCCATACGGTGAGTGGCTTAGAAAGCACCTTGTGAGGTTGGGCAGTATAATAAAGGATTACAGGCTTCCTGAGCCTTCTGAAGACCCGGATAGAATAAGAAAACTGGTTGCCTTTGGTTATACACAGGAAGAGATAAAGCACGTTCTTGCACCCATGGCGGAAGAAGGCAAAGAAATAACCTTCTCCATGGGAGATGATACACCCATACCACCCCTTTCAGAAAAGCCAGTGCTGCTCTTCAGATACTTCAAACAACGCTTTGCTCAGGTAACAAACCCTCCCATAGACCCCATAAGGGAAAAAGCGGTCATGTCCCTCAGAATGAACCTGGGACACAAAAGAAACTTTCTGAGGGAAGAAGAGGAGCATGCAAGGAGGTTTCAGATAGACAGCCCCATACTCCTGCCCTACCAGTTCAGAGCTCTCATGGAGCAGGAGCACTTCAAGGTAGCATGGGTGCCTATAACCTATCCCAAGGAAAGAAGCTACTGCGTGGTAGAGCTTCAGGACCTGGCAGGCGAGAGAAGAATAACGGACATACTCTACGATGCCATGTATGAGGGCATTACCATATGCGACCTCAGGCTGGGCGTGGAAATAGTCTGCAGAAGAGTTGAAGAGGCTGTAAGAGAGGGTGCAAACATAGTGGTCTTATCGGACAGAAATATATCCAGATACAGGCTTGCTGTGCCAAGTCTTCTGGCAGTGTCTGCCGTCTTCAGGTGGCTCTCAGAGAGGGGGCTTGCCAACAGAGTGTCCATAGTGATAGAAACGGGTGAAGCAAGAGATACCCATCACATGGCATGCCTCATAGGCTATGGTGCCTCCGCTGTGTATCCATACCTGGTGTATGAGCTTATAGGTGAACTCTGTCAGAAGGGGGAGATAAAGGCTCCTTACGAGCAGGCAGTTTTTAACTATAAAAAAGCCCTTGAGGATGGGCTACTCAAAATCATGTCCAAGATGGGTATTTCTACCCTCAACTCCTATCAGGGTGCGAGAATCTTTGATACGGTTTGCCTCAGCAGAGATTTTGTGGAGGAATACTTCCCCGGCACTCCCGTGACTCTTGAATCGGACGGCATATTTGAGGTTCAGGACAGTTTGCTGGCAAGGCATGATGCGGCATATGATGTGGAAAATCCACAGCTTGACTACGGTGGGGACATGAAGTTCAGAAAGGGTGGGCAGTATCACGCATGGTCCCCCTTTGTGGTCCGGGCTCTCCACAAGTTTTTGGAGACAAAGGAATACGAGGATTATAAGGAGTTTTCACGCATAGCCAACGAAGAGCACCCCGCCTTCATAAGACATCTTTTAGACTACAAAAAAGCGGAAAAGCCCATCCCCGTAGAGGAGGTGGAGCCCGTAGAGAACATTCTCAGGAGGTTTGTCACGGGTGGTATGTCTCTGGGAGCACTTTCCCCCGAGGCCCATGAGGTGCTGGCAGAAGCCTGCAACAGGCTCGGCATGAAGAGCAACTCTGGGGAAGGAGGGGAAGACCCTGCCAGATACTGGACCATAAAGAACTCTGCCATAAAACAGGTTGCCTCCGGACGCTTCGGAGTCACACCCACCTATCTTGCCTCAGCAAAGGATATAGAGATAAAAATCGCTCAGGGCGCAAAGCCCGGAGAAGGAGGGCAGCTACCCGGTAAGAAGGTAAACGAGTACATAGCAAGGCTCAGGCACGCACAGCCGGGAGTCACCCTCATATCTCCACCACCCCACCATGACATATACTCCATAGAGGACCTTGCCCAGCTTATAAACGACCTTAAAGAGTCCAACCCACAGGCAAAGGTGTGTGTCAAGCTGGTGGCTGAAACAGGTGTGGGAACCATAGCGGCGGGGGTGGCAAAGGCTTATGCGGACATTGTCCAGATAAGCGGTGCAGAAGGCGGAACGGGCGCAAGCCCCTACTCTTCCATAAAAAATGCGGGCAACTACTGGGAAATAGGGCTTTCGGAGACGCAGAGGGTGCTTATGGAAAATGGCTTGCGGGACAAAGTCAGGCTCAGGGTGGATGGAGGTATGAGGACAGGCAGGGATGTGGTTCTTGCAGCCCTTCTGGGAGCGGAGGAGTTTGGCTTTGGCACTGCGGCCATGATAGCTGAGGGATGCGTGATGGCAAGGCTGTGCCATACAAACCAGTGCCCCACGGGCGTAGCCACGCAGGACCCCAAATACAGGGAGAAGTTCAAGGGAAGGGTGGAGAATGTGATGGCTTACTTCAGAGCAGTGGCTCAGGAGGTCAGAGAAATCCTTGCCCAGATGGGTGTCAGGTCTCTTGATGAGATAATAGGTAAGAGGGACCTGCTTGAAGTGAGGACCTATGACCATATCCCCGGCTCCAAGAGGGTAAAGCTGGAGGAATTCCTGAAGGAAGGATATCCTGAAGGTAGACCCCTAAGATGTCTGCAGGAGAGAAACGACAACCCCAGAAGGAGCGAGCTGGCAAAGAGGCTGGAAGAAGAGGTTCTACCCTATATAGAAAAGGGTCAGCCCTTCTACGGAGAATACTCCATCAGGAATGTGGACAGGAGCGTGCCCACAAGGCTTGCCTACCACATTGCGGTAAGATACAGGGATGAAGGACTTCCAGAGGATACCATACAACTTCTTTTTAGAGGCACTGCAGGGCAGAGCTTTGGAGCCTTTAATCACAGGGGCATGTTTCTTACTCTCATTGGCGATGCCAACGATTATGTGGGCAAGGGTATGTATGGAGGAAGGATTGTGATAAAGCCCGACGGGCTCAAAGACCCGCACAACCATGTGATAATGGGAAACACATGCCTCTATGGTGCAACGGGCGGTGAGCTCTACGCAGCGGGCAGGGCCGGAGAAAGGTTTGCTGTCAGGAACAGTGGAGCTCTGGCAGTGGTAGAGGGTGCAGGCATGCACTGCTGTGAATACATGACAGGAGGGCTTGTGGTGGTGCTTGGAAAGGTGGGTGTAAACCTGGGAGCTGGCATGACTGGAGGCTACGCCTACGTGCTGGATGAAGAGGTGCAGGATAAGATAAACACAGGCTACGTGATGGTAAGAGCACTCAAAGATGAAGAGAAAGATGAGCTAAGGACTTTGATTGAAAAACACTTCAGCTACACCGAAAGCCCACTGGCGGAGGAGATTCTCCAGAATTGGGAAATGTATGCGGAAAGGTTCAGAAAGGTGGTGCCCTTAGAGCAGTGCAGGAGAGACCCTTATGGTGTGTCAGACCAGTGCGAGGTAGAAGTAAAGAAATAG
- a CDS encoding efflux RND transporter periplasmic adaptor subunit translates to MVWLLLIPFMVLAQVMRVDQATVQKLGIRTQKVRVESHSPETRAPAQLKADMGKSVEVYSPLEGVVKRLYVREGDRVRRGQLLAEVYSPRIAELSAQIRMAQVRLQTAEEALKREELLYKEEVIPYARYFSAKVEYDRALAEYRALLQSRDSLGETRGDNLLVRSPGAGVMVEQKAVLGSSVGLGSPLFKVQDFSRLWAYAYAEPGLRVEGRSYLEYEGKLYPAVLEWVSPRLDPATGKQVLRFVVENTDGKLKEGLKAQIILRGKEQKGVWLPASALQKVRGEHVVFVRVQDGFEVRKVRVILSSGEKVLVEGISDGEEVAVSGVIFLRAQAEK, encoded by the coding sequence ATGGTGTGGTTGTTATTGATTCCCTTTATGGTGCTGGCTCAGGTCATGAGGGTAGACCAGGCGACGGTGCAGAAGCTGGGAATAAGGACGCAGAAGGTAAGGGTAGAAAGCCACAGCCCGGAAACACGAGCACCAGCACAGTTAAAGGCAGATATGGGTAAGAGCGTGGAGGTATACTCGCCCCTTGAGGGTGTGGTTAAAAGGCTTTATGTAAGGGAAGGAGACAGGGTCAGAAGGGGTCAACTTCTTGCAGAGGTTTACTCCCCGAGGATTGCAGAGCTTAGTGCACAGATTCGTATGGCACAGGTAAGGCTTCAGACCGCAGAAGAGGCCCTCAAGAGAGAGGAGCTTCTCTACAAAGAGGAGGTAATTCCATACGCAAGGTATTTCTCCGCAAAGGTGGAATACGACAGAGCTCTTGCTGAATACAGAGCTCTCTTGCAGAGCAGGGATTCACTTGGAGAAACAAGGGGGGATAACCTGCTTGTGAGAAGTCCGGGGGCTGGCGTGATGGTGGAGCAGAAGGCAGTGCTTGGCTCCTCTGTAGGCCTCGGGAGCCCTCTGTTTAAGGTTCAGGACTTTTCAAGGCTCTGGGCTTACGCCTACGCAGAGCCAGGTCTCAGGGTAGAGGGCAGGAGCTATTTAGAATACGAGGGCAAGCTTTATCCTGCAGTTCTTGAGTGGGTCTCTCCGAGGCTTGACCCTGCTACGGGAAAACAGGTTCTTCGCTTTGTGGTGGAAAACACAGACGGGAAGCTAAAGGAAGGCCTCAAGGCACAGATAATCCTGAGGGGAAAGGAGCAGAAAGGTGTCTGGCTTCCTGCCAGCGCCTTGCAGAAGGTAAGAGGAGAGCATGTGGTCTTTGTGAGGGTTCAGGATGGCTTTGAGGTCAGAAAGGTGAGGGTTATTCTCTCCTCCGGTGAGAAGGTGCTGGTGGAGGGTATTTCTGACGGAGAGGAGGTGGCGGTGAGCGGAGTCATATTCCTCAGAGCACAGGCAGAAAAATGA
- a CDS encoding TolC family protein — translation MLLVFLLLYAGVSLALDLKSAINSAIENSPYIKGLPSEGLIYEGKRLSYRSGLNPSLSVEAGNFGTSKEGFSKAPIYGITYTQPLSYPALFRSAGEVYRLQSIALQHRIESEKNRLAQDVYLLFYQALYTKELLKVAEEELRLQREIRDFVERSFRLGETTRLELLRAQRELELLEGDRRLVESKYRALLGELSTLTDRDVMDVEGELSLPQWAHMDLEETPLFAYYRAGIQSLSKQMEVERVLSKPSYSVSITAEKVADREYGLRAGLVVNLPLLYRRQGEMLELMAQQNLLSAEAETQKQKALAQLRSAKTQFEQIRREVEKIEKELLPEAQKELELAIKSYKLRTITLLELSQTRRSYYELLKRRLELMLQAHTEYAKGITYGGSKWCGCY, via the coding sequence ATGCTCCTTGTCTTTTTGTTGCTTTACGCTGGTGTATCTCTTGCCCTTGACCTGAAAAGTGCCATAAACTCCGCCATAGAAAACAGCCCCTACATAAAGGGTCTTCCCTCAGAGGGGCTTATCTACGAAGGAAAAAGGCTCAGCTACCGCTCTGGGCTAAATCCCAGTCTTTCCGTGGAGGCTGGTAACTTTGGCACCTCAAAGGAGGGCTTTTCAAAAGCACCCATATACGGCATAACTTATACGCAACCTCTATCCTATCCAGCCCTCTTCAGAAGCGCTGGTGAAGTCTACAGACTTCAGAGCATAGCCCTACAGCATCGCATAGAGTCTGAGAAGAACAGGCTCGCTCAGGATGTATACCTGCTCTTCTATCAGGCTCTGTATACAAAGGAGCTTTTAAAGGTGGCAGAAGAGGAGCTAAGGCTTCAGAGGGAGATAAGGGATTTTGTAGAGAGAAGCTTCAGGCTTGGAGAGACCACCAGGCTTGAACTACTTCGTGCTCAGAGGGAACTGGAGCTACTTGAGGGCGATAGGCGTCTTGTAGAGTCTAAATACAGAGCCCTGCTCGGGGAGCTTTCTACGCTAACCGACAGAGATGTGATGGATGTGGAAGGCGAACTGAGCCTTCCCCAGTGGGCGCACATGGACCTTGAAGAGACGCCCCTTTTTGCCTACTACAGGGCAGGTATTCAGAGTCTGTCAAAACAGATGGAGGTGGAGAGGGTGCTTTCAAAACCCTCTTATTCTGTGAGCATTACTGCAGAAAAAGTGGCGGACAGAGAATACGGCCTTCGGGCAGGTCTGGTGGTAAACCTTCCCCTCCTTTACAGAAGGCAGGGTGAGATGCTTGAACTTATGGCTCAGCAAAATCTTCTCTCTGCAGAGGCGGAAACTCAAAAGCAGAAAGCCCTGGCTCAGCTCAGGTCTGCAAAGACCCAGTTTGAGCAGATAAGAAGAGAGGTAGAAAAGATAGAAAAAGAACTGCTTCCAGAAGCTCAGAAGGAGCTGGAACTTGCCATAAAAAGCTACAAGCTCCGGACTATTACCCTTCTGGAGCTGTCCCAGACAAGAAGGAGCTACTATGAGCTTCTCAAAAGAAGGCTTGAGCTCATGCTTCAGGCACATACAGAATACGCAAAGGGAATTACCTACGGAGGGTCAAAATGGTGTGGTTGTTATTGA
- a CDS encoding HAMP domain-containing sensor histidine kinase, with the protein MNSLRRQFFLFFLVVALASSVFLGGIYWSVERSYYLLLDSHLMKDVLELEKLYTEGEEFGRSEPYVLRNPQGLVVDASNLEFIPPLKNREMPYTENLSFGEKTYRFITTKSSRGFYLQYGIDISQAMEFFGLLKTALLSGWLFFLLLLVFFYWLFVKRSLVELEGAVRESLEGREVKVYREIEPLVKSLRERLREIKEQSHHYRDLLMALSHSLKTPLGRLYLRLELLQRRHREVDFSDIRKELQRIEKSSKAFLRLSKLEAQLYSPSFEQCNLRELLQKVLLLYPQERIRMDMQEVILQCDPELAMEVFDVLVDNAIRHGEGEVFIRLEGCTLSVENLSSKPVDENLLEKPESKRLGGVGLYIAKRLCEVLGWSISLRQREEGSLYRVVFMINFCSSSKSS; encoded by the coding sequence ATGAACTCTCTCAGAAGGCAGTTTTTTCTCTTTTTTCTGGTGGTTGCCCTTGCAAGCAGTGTATTTCTCGGGGGCATTTACTGGAGCGTAGAGAGGTCCTATTATCTTCTGCTGGACAGCCATCTCATGAAAGATGTGCTTGAGCTTGAAAAGCTCTACACTGAGGGGGAAGAGTTTGGGAGAAGTGAGCCCTACGTGCTGAGAAACCCCCAGGGACTTGTGGTGGACGCCAGCAACCTTGAATTCATTCCTCCCCTCAAAAACAGAGAAATGCCCTACACGGAGAACCTCTCTTTTGGCGAAAAAACCTACCGCTTTATAACCACAAAAAGCTCAAGGGGCTTTTACCTGCAGTATGGCATTGATATAAGTCAGGCGATGGAATTCTTCGGGCTTTTGAAGACAGCACTACTCTCTGGATGGCTCTTTTTCCTGTTGCTTCTTGTGTTTTTCTACTGGCTTTTTGTAAAAAGAAGCCTTGTTGAGCTTGAGGGTGCTGTCAGAGAAAGCCTTGAGGGCAGAGAGGTAAAGGTTTACAGGGAGATTGAACCTCTCGTAAAAAGTCTCCGGGAAAGGCTCAGGGAGATAAAAGAGCAGTCCCATCACTACAGAGACCTTCTTATGGCTCTGAGCCACTCTCTGAAAACCCCGCTGGGTAGGCTATACCTGAGGCTGGAGCTTTTGCAGAGAAGACACAGGGAAGTGGACTTTAGCGATATTAGAAAAGAGCTCCAGAGGATAGAAAAGAGCTCTAAGGCTTTTCTGAGGCTTTCAAAGCTGGAGGCACAGCTCTACAGCCCTTCTTTTGAACAGTGTAATCTGAGAGAGCTTTTGCAGAAGGTTCTTCTCCTCTACCCTCAAGAAAGGATAAGGATGGATATGCAGGAGGTCATCCTGCAGTGCGACCCGGAGCTTGCCATGGAGGTCTTTGATGTGCTGGTGGACAACGCCATAAGGCATGGAGAGGGGGAGGTTTTTATAAGGCTTGAGGGATGCACTCTGAGCGTGGAAAACCTATCCTCAAAGCCTGTGGACGAAAACCTTCTTGAAAAGCCAGAGAGCAAAAGGCTCGGTGGTGTGGGGCTATACATTGCAAAAAGATTATGTGAAGTGCTGGGGTGGTCTATTAGCCTGAGACAGAGGGAAGAAGGCAGCCTTTATAGAGTAGTTTTTATGATAAACTTCTGCAGTAGCAGTAAAAGTTCATGA